TTATAGTTAGGGCTATATATGAAAACTATTATTATGTAGAAGAAGTAGATGTACCAGAACTAATAGGATTGACCGAACAAAGAGCCGAAGAGCTACTTGAACAAAAAGGATTGAATATTGTAATAAAGGAAAGAGCCTATGATAAAGAATATGAAAAAGGAACAATCATAAGTCAAGATCCAGAGAAAGATGCCAAAGTGAAAAAAGGTACTGATGTAAAAGTTGTTGTCAGTATGGGTCCAAGCACTATATTAGTTCCCAAAATAACAAGTTTGACCGAGAGAGATGCAATTATTTTGCTAAAACAAAAAGGATTGATCCCTGGCAAAATAGAAAATGAACACAACAATTCAATTCCTGAAAACTATGTATTTGAACAAAATCCAAAAGAGGGTATCAGTGTAGAAGAAGGGACAAGCATCGATTTTAAAATCAGCAAAGGGCCTAAAGATACAAAGACAAAAGTTCCCGATCTCATAGGACAATCATTGAATGAAGTAGAAGACTTTTTAGCATCACAAAATTTGAGGTTAGGAAGAAGTATTGCTAAAAATACTACTGCTTATCCTGAAGGCATTATTGTTGAGCAAGGGGTTGAACCTGGAACTTATGTTGAAATGAATACTCCTATTGACGTGTATGTGAGTACTGGAAAACTTCCTCAGAAAAATCTGGAGATACAACTGCCTGATAATATGGAACAGGAATATAGGGTTAGAGTATTACAAATCAAGGATGGTAATATAAAAGAGATTCACAATAAAATGCATACCCCTGACCAAAAGAAATTAAATCTTGTGATATCGGGAGAAGGGATAGTTACTATACAGGTTTATATTGATGATAGCGATGAATGTTATATAAATGAAGATATAGATATGGATAGGTAGGAGGTGAAGTATCTGAAGAGGAAACAGGGCATAATAATAAAAGGGATTGGAGGGTTTTATTACGTAAAAGTAACCGGGCAAGATATGATTGTACAATGCACTGCCAGAGGTAGATTCAGGAAAGATAAGCAGTCGCCTGTTATAGGAGACCGAGTTGAGGTGGATATAATTTCCGAGAGTAAAGATGGGCTATCAGAAGGGGCGATAGAAAAAATTTTGCCGAGGAGAAATATATTGAAAAGGCCGAGAGTGTCTAATATAGATAAGGTAGCAATTGTGGTTACAATGAGAGAGCCGGATGCTAATTTATATTTATTAGATAAAATGCTTGTCTTTGCTGAAAAATCCGGTTTAGATATTGTAATAGTGGTTAATAAAATTGACCTGGCAACATCATCTGAAATAAATCAAATAACTGAAATATATAGAAATATAGGATATGATGTAATTGCTACGAGTTTATTGTTAAATATAGGGGTTCAACAATTAAGGGAACAATTTAAAGGATGTACGACTGTACTAGCAGGACAATCAGGAGTAGGGAAATCTTCTATATTGAACAGGCTGGCTGGGAAAGAAATCATGGAAATCGGCGTGGTAAGTAAAAAGATAAGGAGAGGTAAACATACTACAAGGCATAGTGAACTGATAAAAGTATATGATGATAGTTTTATAGTTGATACTCCGGGTTTTAGTAGTTTGGATTTAGCCGATATAGACAGCCAAGAACTCCAGTGTTATTTTATAGATTTTAGAAAGTATATCCCATTGTGTAGATTTAAAGGCTGTTCACACATGCATGAACCCGGATGTGCAATAAAACAAGCAGTAAAGGATAACGAGATTAGTCGTAAAAGATATAAAAGATATAAGGATTTTATGGAG
This portion of the Clostridia bacterium genome encodes:
- the rsgA gene encoding ribosome small subunit-dependent GTPase A; the protein is MKYLKRKQGIIIKGIGGFYYVKVTGQDMIVQCTARGRFRKDKQSPVIGDRVEVDIISESKDGLSEGAIEKILPRRNILKRPRVSNIDKVAIVVTMREPDANLYLLDKMLVFAEKSGLDIVIVVNKIDLATSSEINQITEIYRNIGYDVIATSLLLNIGVQQLREQFKGCTTVLAGQSGVGKSSILNRLAGKEIMEIGVVSKKIRRGKHTTRHSELIKVYDDSFIVDTPGFSSLDLADIDSQELQCYFIDFRKYIPLCRFKGCSHMHEPGCAIKQAVKDNEISRKRYKRYKDFMEEIAIGGMNKW